The nucleotide window CATCGGAAGAAATATCCTGCTTCTTAGCGGGTTCCAGCTCAAGACTGGGCATTGAAGAGGGGGTAAGCCAGGCGAAAAGACCCATCGATCCCGAAAGCCCGGCGAAAATTGTTCCTGATCCGGCGCTTACATCCATGCCCCAGTCATTATCGGGCATACTGAAACTCCACAAGGGGATACCTGTTCCCAGGATGACGTACTTTGAAAGCCTGTCGTTATTGAGGTACCAGCTGGCAAGAATCCCCTGGCCGTTTCCTGAGATGGCAACTTCGTTAGCTATTGCTGCCTGATGATTCCTGTCTACCCAGAGAGTATTTGCCCTGTAAAGGATACTGTGATCTCCACCGGCTTCGGGAAATGTAACTTCATGAGTCTGAATGGGTTGATCTCCCTGATCTGTTACAATCATGCATTCTGAAAGCCCGTTTGATGTTTCGACGTAAGATTCCTGCATCGGAATTCCTGAGCCGATGGCCAGTGTAAATACAATAAACTGTAACATATTTCCTCCTCATGTGAGTTGAATCCTCAGGTAGAGCCCTTTGATTCATGTTTTACGGATCTTCAGAAAGCTCGATGTGAACAGCATCCTCCATCTGGGTGATAGCTTCTCTGATTACTTTTTCACTGTCGCGGTCATGTTCGTCGAAGCTCATGTTTCGAAGGGCAAGGTTCACGTTTCTCAGCCTTCTAGTAATTACTCTTGCAAGAGTGAAAATGAAGAGCATCGCAGTATCGGGGTGGGAAGCGAGAAGGTTATCGAACTCTTTTCTGCCCATTCTCAGGAGTACACCATCGGAAATTGCTTTCACAGATGCTGAGCGGGGTGTATTATCTATGAAT belongs to Candidatus Aegiribacteria sp. and includes:
- a CDS encoding cyclic nucleotide-binding domain-containing protein; this encodes MKSGINQLESSDITKIRMTCVQVTVKEGETLIVKGEPSVDLYIVSCGSFKVYDDTLGEDFVHAILERGAIFGEMSFIDNTPRSASVKAISDGVLLRMGRKEFDNLLASHPDTAMLFIFTLARVITRRLRNVNLALRNMSFDEHDRDSEKVIREAITQMEDAVHIELSEDP